A genomic region of Phragmites australis chromosome 2, lpPhrAust1.1, whole genome shotgun sequence contains the following coding sequences:
- the LOC133909407 gene encoding lysine-specific demethylase JMJ705-like, translated as MPSSSGEQVPPWLKSLPLAPEFRPTAADFADPIAYLLKIEPAAAPFGICKVVPPHPPPPKRTTLANLSRSFAALHPDDASPTFPTRHQQLGLCPRRPRPALKPVWLSTHRYTLPQFEAKAAASRKALLARLNVPASKQLSPLDVEALFWRSAADRPVAVEYASDMPGSGFAPCLAAAAQGNVGETAWNMRGVARSPGSLLRFMREEVPGVTSPMLYVAMMFSWFAWHVEDHDLHSLNYMHSGAPKTWYGVPCDAALAFEEVVRVHGYGGEVNSLETFAMLGDKTTVLSPEVLVGSGIPCCRLVQNAGEFVVTFPGSYHSGFSHGFNCGEASNIATPQWLRVAKEAAVRRASINRPPMVSHYQLLYELALSMCLRDMSSGAMEPRSSRLKEKKKGEGEQLVKQIFVRNVIEDNKLLSHFLSDGSSCIILPTNAHDGPVLSTLLSKSQSKTKFRMTDGLCSNGEAPKDSGCLPLNGALGKNGALSSSKGSSLSVCSGKEFPPTTCMHDCVNMSSSLDAHNAEIDEADFISAAGLLDQGLLSCITCGILSFSCVAVIKPTECAAKWLMSADYNLINNQLVGSGESHLADALRSVSTSNGILWSDFELNGSKIISDAAPLNRNSALDLLASAYGGQSDSDEDVLNKKIQVCNDSNELLSNMIESQPNSTSSSSNVDCDGTKVSSSSKECQQRPSSQSSQCIGCPNTLNGPIGVRTRNKYQLKMVLSEGFQPKDMYSSMQKKVQSEPSSSNKSSMEPLCVTDYDASHNSATISMDGNRSSTIMMNNLATSIVKSDKDSSRMHAFCLEHAIEVEKQLQTIGGAHIVLLCHPEYPKIEAEARLLAEEMEVEYDWKDIYFREASMEDKEKIQEVVRDEEAILTNSDWAVKLGINLYYSANLAKSPLYNKQLPYNRVIYKAFGCNSPNNSPVKLTTYARRQGRQKKVVLAGRWCGKVWMSNQVHPYLAHRIESREPEETDGYHLDQKPKAEAVDNSSREAASTRKSSSRAVEGKTSKREKEPVEKPNTKKTKHTEEDNSKSFIGAAEASTRKSSSRTVVEQTSKREKEPVEKENTKKPKHTEEDNSEALKDASEDSSPSPAGMVLRSSSRIANRKNKLKSKMEEEENGPASRPKSMVKEDNDDSASHSRARSIRQNTKVAPKKQTKKTRGEKRSSPSLTVLKDEEEQPSDVEGCSKSSITKQQLSVHKQKTKVEAKKQMKKSRESRRAPSSPKHEEEYTCNIEGCSMSFGTKQELSLHKRDICPAKGCRRKFFSHKYLLQHRKVHTDDRPLKCSWKGCNMAFKWTWARTEHMRVHTGDRPYVCHEPGCEQTFRFVSDFSRHKRKTGHLAKKAKTKK; from the exons ATGCCGTCCTCGTCCGGCGAGCAGGTGCCCCCGTGGCTCAAGTCCCTCCCGTTGGCGCCCGAGTTCCGCCCCACGGCGGCCGATTTCGCCGACCCTATCGCCTACCTCCTCAAGATCgagcccgccgccgcgcccttCGGCATCTGCAAGGTGGTGCCCCCGCACCCGCCGCCGCCCAAGCGGACCACCCTCGCCAACCTCTCCCGCTCCTTCGCGGCGCTCCACCCGGACGACGCCTCCCCGACATTCCCCACCCGCCACCAGCAGctcggcctctgcccgcgccgcccgcgcccggcGCTCAAGCCCGTTTGGCTCTCCACCCACCGCTACACGCTCCCGCAGTTCGAGGCCAAGGCCGCGGCTTCCCGCAAGGCGCTGCTCGCCCGCCTCAACGTCCCCGCCTCCAAGCAGCTCTCGCCGCTCGACGTCGAAGCGCTCTTCTGGCGCTCCGCGGCCGACCGCCCCGTCGCCGTGGAGTACGCCAGCGACATGCCCGGCTCCGGGTTCGCACCCTgcctcgcggcggcggcgcaggggaACGTGGGCGAGACGGCGTGGAACATGCGCGGCGTCGCCAGGAGCCCCGGCTCGCTGCTGCGGTTCATGCGGGAGGAGGTGCCCGGGGTCACCTCGCCCATGCTCTACGTTGCCATGATGTTCAGTTGGTTCGCGTGGCACGTCGAGGACCACGACCTGCACAGCCTCAACTACATGCATTCCGGGGCACCCAAGACGTGGTACGGGGTGCCGTGCGACGCTGCGCTCGCGTTCGAGGAGGTGGTGCGCGTCCACGGCTACGGCGGGGAGGTGAACTCCTTAG AAACGTTTGCAATGCTGGGGGACAAGACGACGGTGCTGTCCCCTGAAGTGCTCGTGGGCTCAGGGATTCCCTGCTGCAG ATTGGTGCAGAATGCAGGGGAGTTCGTAGTCACTTTCCCCGGATCATATCACAGCGGTTTCAGTCATG GATTCAACTGTGGGGAAGCATCAAATATAGCTACTCCTCAATGGTTGAGAGTCGCGAAAGAGGCAGCAGTCCGCAGAGCTTCAATCAATCGTCCTCCCATGGTTTCACACTATCAATTGCTCTATGAACTTGCACTGTCAATGTGCTTGAG GGATATGTCCAGTGGGGCTATGGAACCACGGAGTTCTAGAttaaaggagaagaagaaaggtgAAGGGGAACAATTGGTCAAACAGATATTTGTCCGAAATGTTATTGAGGACAATAAGCTGCTTAGTCATTTTCTGAGTGATGGGTCTTCTTGCATTATTCTTCCAACAAATGCCCATGATGGTCCTGTACTATCAACTTTACTCTCAAAATCTCAGTCAAAAACTAAATTTAGGATGACGGATGGCCTGTGCAGTAACGGAGAAGCACCAAAAGACTCAGGATGCTTACCACTGAATGGAGCACTTGGTAAGAATGGGGCATTGTCTTCATCCAAAGGAAGTTCATTATCAGTCTGCTCAGGGAAGGAGTTCCCACCTACAACATGTATGCATGACTGTGTAAACATGTCTAGCTCCCTAGATGCACATAATGCAGAAATTGATGAGGCCGATTTTATCAGTGCTGCTGGCCTTTTAGATCAGGGTTTATTGTCCTGTATCACTTGTGGGATTTTGAGTTTTTCATGTGTGGCTGTGATCAAACCAACAGAGTGTGCAGCAAAATGGTTGATGTCTGCtgattataatttgatcaataatCAACTTGTTGGTTCTGGAGAAAGTCATCTGGCAGATGCATTAAGAAGTGTGAGCACAAGTAATGGCATTTTAT GGTCTGATTTTGAACTGAATGGCAGCAAAATAATTTCTGATGCTGCACCTCTGAATAGGAATTCTGCTCTTGATCTTTTGGCATCAGCTTATGGAGGTCAATCAGATTCTGATGAAGATGTTCTGAACAAAAAAATTCAGGTCTGTAATGACTCCAATGAATTATTGAGTAACATGATTGAATCACAACCCAATAGTACAAGTAGTTCAAGTAATGTTGATTGCGATGGAACAAAGGTGTCCTCAAGTAGCAAAGAATGCCAACAACGGCCATCTTCCCAGAGCTCACAGTGTATCGGATGCCCAAATACCTTGAATGGACCAATAGGTGTTCGCACAAGAAATAAGTATCAACTTAAGATGGTGCTTTCTGAAGGTTTTCAACCAAAAGATATGTATTCCTCAATGCAAAAGAAGGTTCAATCTGAACCATCAAGCTCAAACAAGAGTTCAATGGAACCACTTTGTGTAACAGATTATGATGCTAGTCATAACAGTGCTACAATCTCTATGGATGGTAACAGAAGCTCTACAATTATGATGAACAACTTAGCTACATCGATCGTGAAATctgataaggattcatcaagaATGCATGCATTTTGTCTTGAACATGCTATCGAGGTTGAAAAGCAACTTCAAACTATCGGCGGTGcccatattgttcttttatgtCATCCAG AATATCCCAAAATAGAAGCAGAAGCAAGATTGTTGGCTGAAGAAATGGAAGTTGAGTATGATTGGAAGGACATTTATTTCAGAGAGGCCAGCATGGAGGACAAGGAGAAGATACAGGAAGTTGTGCGAGATGAGGAAGCAATACTAACAAATAGTGATTGGGCTGTAAAACTGGGTATTAACCTTTACTATAGTGCTAATCTTGCTAAGTCTCCTTTATACAATAAGCAATTGCCGTACAACAGAGTCATCTATAAGGCATTTGGCTGCAATTCTCCCAATAACTCACCAGTAAAGCTGACGACTTATGCCAGAAGACAAGGCAGGCAGAAGAAAGTGGTCTTGGCTGGCCGGTGGTGCGGGAAAGTATGGATGTCAAACCAGGTCCATCCTTACTTGGCACACAGGATTGAAAGTCGCGAGCCAGAAGAAACAGATGGATATCATCTTGATCAGAAACCCAAAGCTGAAGCAGTTGACAATTCAAGTAGAGAGGCAGCCTCCACAAGAAAGAGTAGCAGCAGGGCAGTTGAAGGAAAAACAAGCAAGAGGGAGAAAGAACCTGTGGAGAAACCAAACACCAAGAAGACAAAACATACTGAAGAGGACAATTCCAAGTCATTTATAGGTGCTGCAGAAGCCTCTACAAGAAAGAGTAGTAGCAGAACAGTTGTAGAACAAAcaagcaagagagagaaagaaccTGTGGAGAAAGAAAACACCAAGAAGCCAAAACATACTGAAGAGGACAATTCCGAAGCATTAAAAGATGCTTCAGAAGACTCCTCCCCATCACCAGCTGGGATGGTACTCCGTAGTAGCTCTAGGATTGCCAATAGAAAAAACAAGCTGAAATCAAAGATGGAAGAAGAGGAAAATGGTCCAGCTAGCCGTCCAAAGTCAATGGTTAAAGAGGATAATGATGATTCTGCTAGCCATTCGAGAGCAAGATCGATAAGGCAGAACACTAAAGTAGCCCCGAAGAAGCAAACGAAGAAAACTAGAGGAGAAAAGCGAAGTTCTCCAAGTCTAACTGTTCTAaaggatgaagaagaacaacCATCTGATGTCGAGGGATGTTCTAAGAGTTCAATCACAAAACAGCAGCTGTCTGTACATAAGCAGAAGACTAAAGTAGAAgcaaagaagcaaatgaagaaaAGTAGAGAAAGTAGAAGGGCCCCAAGTTCTCCAAAGCATGAAGAAGAGTACACATGCAATATTGAGGGCTGTTCGATGAGTTTTGGCACAAAACAGGAACTGTCTTTGCATAAGCGTGATATCTGTCCAGCGAAGGGCTGTCGCAGGAAGTTCTTCTCGCACAAGTATCTGCTGCAGCACCGTAAGGTTCACACTGATGACCGTCCGCTGAAATGCTCATGGAAGGGTTGCAATATGGCATTCAAGTGGACATGGGCAAGGACAGAGCATATGAGGGTCCATACGGGAGACAGGCCCTACGTTTGCCACGAGCCAGGGTGTGAACAGACATTCAGGTTTGTCTCCGATTTCAGCCGTCACAAGCGCAAGACAGGTCATTTAGCCAAGAAggcaaaaacaaagaaatgA